A single Mangrovimonas sp. YM274 DNA region contains:
- a CDS encoding YggS family pyridoxal phosphate-dependent enzyme produces MDIEHNLQHIKSQLPEHVTLVAVSKTKPVSAILEAYNSGQRIFGENKIQEMAEKYEQLPKDIEWHMIGHVQRNKVKYMAHFVDLIHGVDNLKLLREINKQAEKHDRVIKCLLQIKIAEEDSKFGMPPEDALKLLQDEAFKELKHIAIVGVMGMATFTNDEAQIKTEFSCLKTTFDKLNAFQPMEIISMGMSGDYPLAIECGSTMVRVGSSIFGERNYL; encoded by the coding sequence ATGGATATTGAACATAATCTTCAGCATATAAAATCTCAATTACCAGAACATGTCACTCTGGTCGCGGTTTCCAAAACCAAACCGGTTAGCGCCATATTGGAAGCCTACAATAGTGGTCAGCGTATTTTCGGTGAAAACAAAATACAGGAAATGGCTGAAAAATATGAGCAACTTCCAAAGGATATTGAGTGGCATATGATTGGGCATGTACAACGTAATAAAGTAAAGTACATGGCACATTTTGTTGATCTTATCCATGGTGTTGACAACCTCAAATTATTGCGGGAAATCAATAAACAAGCTGAAAAACACGATAGAGTTATAAAGTGTTTGCTTCAAATTAAAATTGCTGAGGAAGATTCAAAATTTGGAATGCCTCCAGAAGATGCTCTAAAGCTATTACAGGATGAGGCTTTTAAGGAGTTAAAACATATTGCCATTGTTGGCGTTATGGGTATGGCCACATTTACCAATGATGAAGCTCAAATAAAAACTGAATTTTCCTGTTTAAAAACTACTTTTGACAAACTCAATGCTTTTCAGCCTATGGAAATTATATCTATGGGGATGAGTGGCGACTACCCGCTTGCCATTGAGTGTGGCAGTACGATGGTTAGAGTTGGAAGCAGCATTTTTGGCGAACGAAATTATTTATAA
- a CDS encoding 3'-5' exonuclease family protein: MYAILDIETTGGKYNEEGITEIAIYKYDGHKVVDQFVSLVNPEREIQPFVVNLTGINNKMLRNAPKFYEVAKRIVEITEDCIIVAHNAQFDYRILKTEFKRLGFGYKRKTLCTVELSKKLIPGQDSYSLGKLARSLGIPVSDRHRAAGDAMATVKLFKMILNKDLDKYIIQDALKSDQKQINPNLKRIIDELPNATGVYYLHNDDGEIIYIGKSNNIKNRVSQHFTGTTSKSKKLQLQTVVVTYEETGSELVALLKESAEIKRNKPLFNRALRRNNFTFALYSYKDDAGYINLKIDKTDGRKHPITTFTTKHSAKQFLFKTVEEFQLCQKLTGLYPTSKNCFNYTIKECFGACINEEPQEAYNSRVTAFIEKNSYRDKDMLIIDKGREIDERSVVSIKNGAFVGLGYYNLNHQITKPEILEAIITPMENNRDSQHIIQNYLRKHTKLKLITLTKP; the protein is encoded by the coding sequence ATTTACGCAATACTAGACATAGAAACTACTGGAGGTAAATACAACGAGGAAGGCATTACCGAAATAGCCATTTATAAATATGATGGCCATAAAGTAGTTGACCAATTTGTTAGCCTAGTCAATCCAGAACGTGAAATACAGCCCTTTGTGGTCAACCTTACGGGCATCAACAATAAAATGCTCCGCAATGCACCTAAATTTTACGAAGTTGCCAAACGGATTGTTGAAATCACGGAAGACTGCATTATTGTAGCCCATAATGCCCAATTTGATTACCGTATTTTAAAAACCGAATTTAAGCGCTTGGGATTTGGTTACAAACGAAAAACACTGTGCACCGTTGAATTGTCCAAAAAATTAATTCCAGGACAGGACTCCTACAGTTTAGGGAAATTGGCCCGATCCTTAGGAATCCCTGTAAGTGACAGACACCGTGCCGCAGGCGATGCCATGGCAACAGTAAAACTTTTCAAAATGATCTTGAATAAAGATCTAGATAAGTACATCATACAGGATGCTTTAAAGTCTGACCAAAAGCAAATCAATCCCAATTTAAAGCGTATTATAGATGAATTGCCCAATGCAACAGGCGTTTATTATTTGCATAACGACGATGGCGAAATCATTTACATAGGGAAAAGCAACAACATTAAAAATAGAGTAAGCCAGCACTTTACGGGTACAACTTCTAAGTCAAAAAAATTACAATTGCAAACTGTTGTCGTCACCTATGAAGAAACCGGTAGCGAACTAGTTGCCCTATTAAAGGAAAGTGCAGAAATTAAACGTAACAAACCTCTCTTCAATAGAGCTTTAAGACGCAATAACTTTACTTTTGCCTTATACTCTTACAAAGATGATGCTGGCTACATCAACTTAAAAATTGACAAAACTGACGGACGTAAGCACCCCATCACAACTTTCACAACAAAACACAGTGCCAAACAGTTTCTTTTTAAAACGGTAGAAGAATTTCAATTGTGTCAAAAACTAACAGGGCTCTACCCTACTTCCAAGAACTGTTTTAACTATACTATTAAAGAATGTTTTGGAGCCTGCATTAATGAAGAACCGCAGGAGGCTTACAACTCAAGAGTTACAGCGTTTATTGAAAAAAATAGTTATCGAGATAAGGATATGCTTATCATTGACAAAGGGCGAGAAATAGATGAGCGCAGTGTCGTGAGCATTAAAAATGGGGCTTTTGTTGGTTTGGGCTATTACAATTTAAACCATCAAATAACCAAACCCGAAATTTTGGAGGCTATCATTACACCTATGGAAAACAATAGGGACTCCCAACATATCATTCAAAATTACTTAAGGAAACATACAAAATTAAAACTAATAACCTTAACCAAACCATAA
- a CDS encoding DUF3857 domain-containing protein, producing MKQPTLTILSILFSLCLFSQSPFNSSDLNVTKGDLETKIYPQDTTANALMIYEHGKSFVNKSTYLLNTEITKKLKILNKEGFDKATITIPLYNNKSKKEDVKNIQATVYNIENGKVTKVKLKKSGIFNETYSENTTLVKFTFPNIKEGSVITYSYTITSPFMFNYKSWEFQGDIPKLYSEYETSIPGNWQYNIKLVGTQKLVKNDSHIESNCLSGPGGAYSGCAISTYAMENIPAFVEEDYMTTKENYLARIDYELKTFQGFDGVINNYTKSWKTVDHELKTDKDIGRQFLKNTGLDDEMASLLANVNSPLDKAQLIYKYVQDNYRWNGEYHLFKDVSVKDLTKEKTGSVSEINILLHNLLNEQGVEAKPVLLSTRNNGFATKLYPVLSEFNYLIVQVNIGSERFLLDATDDFLDFGEVPFKCLNKDGRLIDFKKGSEWIEIAPRKNSIIVQSLNLQLDTDNVLSGNINLRSTGYHAISDKKKFYSNKEDYFDSYFRTFEDIEILNHEVETKNKSDYEFLENLEISYPLSQTGDKLYIDPFLIKFFSQNPFKLQERNYPIDFGFKDSFLYKLQINVSDDLNIVEIPKDFKVSLPNNTGSLIFSSKKEDNNILLYLKFDFKESLYGPEYYKSLKIFFGKIVDIQHNSLIVLEKKS from the coding sequence ATGAAACAACCAACCTTAACCATTCTTTCAATTTTATTCTCATTATGCCTATTTTCTCAATCCCCTTTTAACTCCTCCGACCTAAACGTCACCAAAGGAGATTTGGAAACCAAAATCTACCCTCAAGACACCACAGCAAATGCCTTGATGATTTATGAACACGGAAAGAGCTTTGTTAACAAAAGCACATACCTGTTAAACACCGAAATCACCAAGAAGCTAAAAATCCTGAACAAGGAAGGATTTGACAAGGCAACCATTACCATTCCTCTTTACAACAATAAATCAAAAAAGGAGGATGTCAAAAACATCCAAGCTACCGTATATAATATCGAGAATGGTAAAGTTACTAAGGTAAAACTAAAAAAAAGTGGCATTTTTAATGAAACCTATAGTGAAAACACAACCTTGGTAAAGTTTACTTTTCCAAACATTAAAGAAGGCTCTGTAATAACCTATAGCTATACCATTACGTCTCCTTTTATGTTTAATTATAAATCTTGGGAGTTTCAAGGGGATATCCCGAAACTTTACAGCGAATACGAAACTAGTATTCCTGGTAATTGGCAATACAACATCAAACTTGTTGGTACTCAAAAATTAGTAAAAAACGATTCCCATATAGAGTCCAACTGTTTAAGCGGACCTGGAGGCGCATATTCTGGTTGCGCTATAAGTACCTATGCTATGGAAAATATCCCGGCCTTTGTTGAAGAAGATTATATGACAACCAAAGAAAACTATCTTGCCAGAATAGATTATGAACTTAAAACATTTCAAGGTTTCGATGGTGTCATCAATAATTATACAAAATCATGGAAAACAGTTGATCACGAGTTAAAAACCGATAAGGATATTGGCCGACAATTTCTTAAGAATACTGGCCTAGACGATGAAATGGCCTCCTTATTAGCTAATGTAAATTCTCCCCTAGACAAAGCACAACTCATCTACAAATACGTTCAAGACAATTATCGATGGAATGGTGAATATCATCTGTTCAAAGACGTATCCGTTAAAGATTTGACCAAAGAAAAAACCGGTTCGGTTTCCGAAATCAACATTCTGCTTCACAATCTTCTAAATGAACAGGGAGTTGAAGCCAAACCAGTTTTATTGTCTACCAGAAATAATGGATTTGCCACCAAATTATATCCTGTACTGTCTGAATTTAATTATTTAATTGTACAAGTTAATATTGGCAGCGAACGTTTTTTGTTAGACGCTACAGATGACTTTTTGGATTTTGGAGAGGTTCCTTTTAAGTGTTTAAACAAAGATGGCCGCCTTATAGATTTCAAAAAAGGTAGTGAATGGATTGAAATTGCTCCCAGAAAAAACTCCATTATAGTGCAAAGTCTAAATTTACAATTAGACACCGACAATGTATTATCTGGAAACATCAACCTAAGATCAACAGGTTATCATGCTATTAGCGATAAAAAGAAGTTCTACAGTAATAAAGAGGACTATTTTGATAGTTATTTCAGAACATTTGAAGACATCGAAATTTTAAACCATGAGGTAGAAACCAAAAACAAATCGGATTACGAATTTTTAGAAAATTTAGAAATTTCCTATCCGCTAAGTCAAACCGGAGACAAACTATATATCGATCCGTTTTTGATAAAGTTCTTCTCTCAAAACCCGTTTAAATTACAGGAGCGTAACTACCCTATAGACTTTGGTTTCAAGGATTCCTTTTTATACAAACTACAAATAAATGTTTCTGACGACCTTAATATTGTAGAAATTCCAAAAGATTTTAAGGTTTCACTTCCCAATAATACCGGTTCGCTCATATTCAGTTCAAAGAAAGAAGACAACAACATTCTTTTGTATCTAAAATTTGATTTTAAAGAATCTTTGTACGGGCCAGAATATTATAAAAGCCTAAAAATATTTTTTGGAAAAATTGTCGACATACAGCATAACTCACTGATTGTATTGGAGAAAAAATCCTAA